The Megalobrama amblycephala isolate DHTTF-2021 linkage group LG1, ASM1881202v1, whole genome shotgun sequence genome segment CAAATGCAACTggtaaatgtgaaatgttttactcctacatgattaaaatatcttaaatatgcagattttcTCAGCAGTAGCCTAATGTATGCAATTCTTCCTTTAAGTTATACCTAACGAATTAATGCGCGCATGcaatccagtcataaaaatggaatttgCTGTTTAACGCagaataactattattattattattattattattattattaaagcagGATATGTTATGGAATGAAAAGGCGGCAGCATATTTTGATACTCTTACTGTTTTGGATACATAAATTATCTATAGTGTGCATAGTGTACTGATGCAGCTCCATTGATTATACCTTGAAGTGTAAAATAGCAAGTCGCGCTCAGTTTCGACGCTCAGTACTGAACTTGTGGGGCGCGCacgcacacgcgcacacacacacacacacacacacacacacacacactgtaaataTTCGATGCAGAGCGAGGATCTCTCGCGCCAACAAGCTCTAAAAGAAGGTGTGGCAGTCAGAGTGACAGTTTGCTCTTCCAATGTCTTGTCTGATATCTTCAGTAATTTGCATATTTCCGTCCCGCCCCTCCTGCGGTTGAATCTGCATGTCACTCAAAAAACTCCTGTATTCTGATCTGCATCGGAGCCTATGATAGTGTTGCGCAAtactaatattaaaaaaataaaataaataatgagtaAGTTATAGGCTATTGGGAAGACGAATACATTAATCTtggttaaaatataaaaatgacaaaatgatttGCTAACTCCAGCATGCAATTAAACATGGGtcttattttactatgcaaaaaagGCATAGAAAAAGCTCACTAGAAATAAAGCATACAGTGACAATGTGTCCAGTCATCTCATCTAGTCAAGTCTTTCTCGGTTTGTGTCAGTAACATCCTTTGAATGAACGAAATGTTAACTTCGAATGGGGAAAGTCCTTTAAAGTGTGCATCTCtaccattgtgtgtgtgtgtgtgtgtgtgtgtgacaacTTCTGATCATAACAGAGCGAGAAACACACGCTTCAGTGCAACAGATCTTAACTCTGACTTACGGAGGAGTTTGTTATAAAATTCAGTGTTTCATGAGGATGCAAAGATGGAGAAGAAGGTTTGTGGGGTTTGAGATCCAGAACCAAAGCTgagcaataaagcaataaagtcCAGCTGATtagtcaaaacattttttatgttgaACTAATGCAGATTTCTGTGCCACCCTGTGGTTTGGTTTGAGGAGGAGGAGAGTGTTGATTCCTCCTTTAGCTGCGTGTCTCTGATGTCCACCAGCTGCAGTGCACTTGAtctccaccagagggcactcctcTCTAGGCCTGTTTTGGGTTTCTCTGTTTGCCTTTGTTTTTAACCTTTTGACCTTATGGGTTTTCAATTCTGGATTACCCCTCGATAAGCAGTTATGTGACAGTGTGCGATGTCTGTTGAATgagttaaaaagaaaaaagacacaTCATTACATACTTGGCAAATATTTAACGGTTTAATGTTTGTTCTATGAAAACTCTTTTCAGGAGTGGATCATGTCTATCATCAACATGACGTGTGGAGAGATTCAGACAGCAGTGGGGTTTGTGTACATGATTCTGCCTGTGATTCTGAATCAAACACTCAATGATCCTGACTGTGAGCAGAGCTGGTATACAGAGGTgactgttacacacacacacacacacacacacacacacacttactcacacactcacacacacacacacacacacacacaatacacattACTTCATCCTCTTGTGTTTGATTTGTTCAGGACAGGTATCTGTTAGCAGATCCATCAAGTCCACACAAACTGATGTATCCTGTGACAGCTGTCTCATCTGATCGTCTCGTCACTTCTGACTGTGTGAATCTGATTCATGAGATCATCTGTGACGAATCAAGAGTAAATCAACTCATTCAtctgttttcatatttaatgctTCATGAACACTATAAAAGCTGCTCTGATGCTTTATTCTTTCATTTCAGTTGAGAATGGAGACCCTGTTCAGAGGTGAGAGAGACACTTCAGTAAAACACAtcaatctgtcctgattcagatcaaactctatgttgaagtgaatctgttctgattcagatcaaactctgtgttgaagtgaatctgttctgattcagatcaaactctgtgttgaagtgaatgtgtcctgattcagatcaaactctttTGAAATGAAtgtgtcctgattcagatcaaactctatgttgaagtgaatctgttctgattcagatcaaactctgtgttgaagtgaatctgttctgattcagatcaaactctgtgttgaagtgaatctgtcctgattcagatcaaactctgtgttgaagtgaatgtgtcctgattcagatcaaactctttTGAAATGAAtgtgtcctgattcagatcaactctgtgttgaagtgaatctgtcctgattcagatcaaactctttTGAAGTGAAtgtgtcctgattcagatcaaactctgtgttgaagtgaatctgtcctaaTTCAGATCAACTCTGTGTTGAaatgaatctgtcctgattcagatcaaactctgtgttgaagtgattctgtcctgattcagatcaaaatctgtgttgaagtgaatgtgtcctgattcagatcaaactctgtgttgaagtgaatctgtcctgattcagatcaaaatctgtgttgaagtgaatctgtcctgattcagatcaaactctgtgttgaagtgaatctgtcctgattcagatcaaactctgtgttgaagtgaatctgtcctgattcagatcaaaatctgtgttgaagtgaatctgtcctgattcagatcaaactctttTGAAGTGAAtgtgtcctgattcagatcaaactctgtgttgaagtgaatgtgtcctgattcagatcaaactcttttgaagtgaatctgtcctgattcagatcaaactctgtgttgaagtgaatctgtcctgattcagatcaaactctgtgttgaagtgaatctgtcctgattcggatcaaactctgtgttgaagtgaatctgtcctgattcagatcaaactctgtgttgaagtgaatctgtcctgattcagatcaaactctgtgttgaagtgaatctgtcctgattcagatcaaactctgtgtcaAAGTGAATCTTCTGTAAGTGAATCCtgatgattatgaatgtgtttttcagtgtttAATGTCACAGACTCCAGCGGCGGATCGGCAAAAACTCCAAATTCACGTGAGTTCAGATGATGATTGAGTCTGAAATATCTGACTGAAGATCACATATAAGACACACAAAAGTttagagaaagagaagaaatatataatatttagctCATTAATTCAGATGATTGTATTGTGTTGTTGATTTTGTCGATCAGCTGATTTATATTGTGTGGCTTGTTTAGATCTGTTCTGGTGTATTTCTGCTCTTTTCTTCATCATGGTTGTTCTTCTGCTCTTGATCTGTTTCTTGCTGCGTAAAAGGATCTCCAGGTGAGTCACGAGTGATTCATTGTGTCTGAGAGACTTTAAATAGTCATGAAATCTTGATGAAATCAGTGGCCTGAACTATAAAATCTCTctgaataaatacaaaacacttTGATGAATATAGTAGTATTTAATAATCACTTTCAATGTGTTGTCAGATATATATTCTGAAAGCAGAGAAGAGCAACTTTCAGCTCAGTGATTCAGAAATCAGGTGAGTGAATCAAAGCGAGAGAATGGAAGGAATGGTGTTTACCTGTCTATATCCAACAGTGCGTGTCCCGGTGTTTGTGCGGTTGGTGCTGTTCACCGTATCGGGACTGCCGGTACAATCATCTGTCCTTTCTGGAgataaactgaaactgaaagcGTTGATTCACTCACTCTCTCGCACACATAGTTgtatatatttagatataagAGCAACGATTGCTCACTGAGACAGCGCCAGTGTTTCTCTGGTTTTTAGAGCTGAACCGATCTTTTCAGTCCATGAACCACCTCTCACGGCATGGTTCAAGAACGGACACAAGCCAGGAACACTTCAGAAAATTAACATAATAAATCATATTCACATCATTTATATCCACACAGGAACTGTGTCAgtggaaaaggggtatgtgTGAATCTTCATCTTCTGTATCTGAATGTGTTTCTCTCAGGGATCCTGAATCTGCTGTCCAGAAGAAGCTCAGATCTGATGAAtctgattcactgaatcatacTGAATCTGAACAGATCAACCTGTCATCACACTGAACATCATTCATTAATggtttctgtaattgttacttgTTCTGTCTAATATAATATTTAGctcaaataatgagaaagaaaatcagTGCTTTATCAACactaggctggtttgtgctcccctgtatcaGGGTTTCTAGCACACAACCTCCTCAGTGCAAATAATCAGGCGTTGAGTAGATCCTAAGATTGAGCAGAgcaaggttattatagttttgcatttttcattagtttttatttcgttttgactttttgttttcaaattcagtttagttttaattagtttttaaagtgggtttgctagtttagtttttattttttgaaaatgctgttttagtttagtttttattagttttagtgttagttttagtctttttttgtaatttgggttatttgtcaggggcaagatttaaaaaaaagtcagaaaaaagtattgtgtaataataactcaacaaaaacatcatacaattttagaaaatattcaatcaaaaatataaccagtacataaaatgtacatatgggcacaaatatgtaaacagtctcaacactccgcagtaagtgcaaaatgtgtaagtgacgtgtgccagtaaaaaaaccggtcccactttatattgtGTCCCTTATACCTGTGAACTTACATGGTAACTAGATGTGTACGTAGCATGTAACCACAGTGTAAGTACACATTGGTACATAGTATCTACAGCTCTAATACTGGTGTAACTACACGCATGTAACAACCCACTGAATAGAATGTGTAAGTACAAATGTGTAACAGGTCATTGGTAACAACACTTTTTTTCACTTCAGAAAGTACACATGTGTAACAAGAATTATGTAACTACATTTTGAAACAACAATATGTACTTGCACAAGTTTTTACACTTCCACACGGAGACTTCAATACTGCAGTTACCAGTTTGGAATAGCCTGAAAATGTATGGAAATCATGATGATTCCTATGTACATACCATGTATTTATGAACACTGAATTAGAATTAGACTGGCAGTGCTAATGCTGAATTAGAAAGTTTCACCTTGTGATACCAGTGTACTTACATGGTAAATCCTCAGGAACTgtccacttaatataaagtgtaaaATGGTCACAATTTACCGTGTAATATGTAAAAACAAACCTCTCTGCAACACTTAAATAACAGTGTACTTACATGGTAAATCCTCAGGAACTGTCCACTCAATATAAAGTGTAAAATGGTCACAATTTACTGTGTAATATGTAAAACCTAATTCTCTGTGCTACACTTTAATAACAGTGTACTTACATGGCAACACTGCAGGAACTgtccacttaatataaagtgtaatTGTTAGGGTCATTGTTGTGTGCCATCAGTGTCCTTACATGATAATTTCATAGGAACTTCCCCCTTAAATTGTGAAATGTTACATGTTAATTAAATGCCCAAGTATTAAACCTTGATTGTTTCTCAGTATGTAAAGTATAGAGGACTGcaaaaaatgagaaaagaaTGCAATACAGCTAAACAATGTTTATTAACATATTACACTCAACAGTGTAACAGATTCTAAAGTAAAACTTTAGAAGTATACCTGCAGTATAGAAGTACAGAAGAAAGTATACCTGCAGCTGGGTTACCATTAAAACAGCATAGGGGCCTTTAGACtgcctaaaataaaaataaaaaataaaaaacaaaaaagagaaataGAAAAACTCTGCTATTGTGAATCTAAATATGCTTTTAACATACTGACATTGTTGGAAATGaaatacattatacattatcaaataagaaaaagaaaaaaaaggcttGTACAACTAAATTGTATATCATCAACCAAAACTGGGAACTCAATGTGAATTACATCCAACGTGAACTGACGTGAATTACAAAATTTACCTTAAACCAACATCTAAACATAATGAAATAAGCAGCTTGGAGGTTTTGTGTCTCTCTATCTCAACTTATATGTTATTGGTAGTAGTTTACGCTCTTTTTTGGCATTTTCTATGGCAGATCTGATGTCTGCTGTCAGTGACTGAAGGCACCGCTTTGCAAAGTCGAAGAGTTTCTACTCCTTAGCTCTGAACTTCGGGATGTTTCGGTAAAACTCTGGATCAACAAGCTGTATTTCAGCCACAACAGCTGTTAATGCGAGTGTATTTCGGTCAACCCCAACTTTGGTGCATGCCTTACTGATGCTCCCTTCTTTGTTGAAGGCACGAAAAACTTTATTGTACCGCTTCAGTACATCGTCTGGGGTTGTTGCTGTAGAAAGATCAAAGCTTcttaagacaaaaaaaacaaacaaacaaaaaaaaaacctcccaCTTGTATCAAATAGATCAAATTTTCAATGCACCACTCAAACATCAAATATTGTTATTGGTGCTTGTAACACTAAAGGCACCAGGAACTACTCTTGAACTACAACgaagcccaggagacaatgggcctactgatccagttctggctgcatctataattcagatttttaaatctccgtatccgcttacatatatttatatataatctatttttaatctctataataaaaatgtataattcagattttgatctccatatccatttacatatattatatatatcttccaaggggttttttccctcctaggacttttttcccagtgctagcacgctgggtttttctcctaggggtttttttccacccctgggagtcagccgacattggcttaatgtagcaccatcttgtatatgttacatattaccatgcttgcttgtacagcttatttttaaccatttctcttttttctgtgctcctaatatgtaaagctgctttgaaacaattaccaattgtaaaaagcgctatataaataaatttgacttgacttgacttgacttgaacgGCTAGCAAAATTttttgaatataaaaataagaaagaaacAGTTTTGCTTCCAAAGCCACTGCCTTCTATTTACACTTCAACTCAATAAATGCATCAACACTAGAGGTCAACCGATATGTTATTTTTTTGGGACGATACCAGTAGCACTTTTAGTTAAGCAGACCAATAACCTATATTTGGTTTGTTATATTAAGTACACATCAACAGAATTATAAGATACAAAAACAGGATATGTGCTTACCACGTGAGCTGTGTTTGGCAGATTTTGACCTGCTAGCACTCTTTGTCTTCTTTTTATGTCCTCTTTTCCTCTTCCGAGGAATGTCGCTATCAGGTGACTCTGAAGAGGAGGAAGAAATCAGGGACTCCTCATCAGTGTCACTGGTGCTGCATTCAGTGCTCGTGTCCAAGATTTTCTTTACTTGCTTTTTTGCACCTCTGTCCAAGGAAACAATAACACATTtagttacataaaaaggtacaCAGGTTTAGGGGGGCCACATACTAGATGATTTTTAAATCTTAACTGATTTTAAAACCATGGGAGACCACAGACATGAATACACTTTCAACCAATTTTTAGCCTTATAATCCCCTGAATGCACACACTAGACGATTCGCCCAGACCGCGAGACCACACATTTGTTGACTGGAAGAATGATTTCAGTGACATGAGATCTTACAGAGACTCAAACGTGACTAGAGAAGGAAAACAAATGGAGAACAATCGATGTCGTCAGCTGGCTCTCCTGGCATGCATTTTGTTTCACAGTAAAAAACTaggtataaaaaataatatgaataagaaaaaaatatatctttcTCAGTACTCTGCTTTCGTGACATATTTGTGGCTGCCAAGTTTCACCTATAGAAGCACGCAACATCCGGTAGGTGCTGCTTGCTCACTCTCATTGGCTATCGGCAGGTATCACGTCAGAGGCTGCCCTGTCAAAagtcaaaaatatcaaacatgtttaatatttacaatttgtCTTTGGGGACGCTTCATTGTAAGCAGTTAAATAATTGTAATGACACCACACAACAGAGcatttttggacaaaaaaatgctCTGTTGGacaaaaaattgacaaaaaaagcAGTTTAGGATTGATGTGGAAGTTTAGAAATCAgtttcttctgtaattgttaaatTCTGTAATAAAATAAGTTGATAGAGCAAAACAGATATATGTTTCTTACTTGAGAGTTTTAGGACCGTCTGACGGAGAAAATCTCGTTCTTCTTCAAGTGCCTTTATTGCTTGGGCCATGAACATCAGCTTGCCTTTTTCTGCCAAGGAGGAAGTCTCATTATCTTgtcctttaaaaacaatgtaagATCATCACCAGGATATAAGTAAGATAGATAAGTAATAGAAGAGCAGCTGTATCACAGCTTTTCATATGGTCAAACAGTAAAACACTTTCTTCTATTTTAAACTTTATGTACCGCAATACAATGGATTTCCCTTGTGTAATATGGCCTAAGGGTGGCATCAGTGCTAGACTAAGTATTTATATTCCTCATATATGCTCAGTGGAACAAGagtgtgattggctgttgtaGTTTTGGTTAAAGGGTTGCAGATGAAAATGTACTTGCACAGAATGAAAGTTGCTCCCTAACGagctgacttttttcttttttttttaataattaattaaaataatttaataatttttttttaataagaattCTTGTCCTGGTAGGTTTTTAGTATATTACCCAACCCTAGAAGCGAACACAGAACACAGAAGTTTTCACATGATTTGAAACAAGTTAGCTTCTCATGTCAATCACGGTAACCAAGAGGAGACTACATCTGGCTCTCGTGACCATGATCtaaaattcaaaatacataCAACCTGTTTAATTTCCCAATAAGTAAATATAAACTCACCTGGTTCTGGAGTTGCCACTGCAACAACAGAAAGGTCATTGTCGCCATCTTTTCCATGGTGTTCTTCATCTATATGCTGGGCCACATCAGCTTggtctgtaaaaatataaaaggaaaTGGTTAATGTTCCTGTCTGACAAATGAAGCCAAACTACAGCAACACTGAAGCAGGGACATTCTAAAACACTTATTGTGAAAAGGCTTAACCTGGCTCGGTGTTCCAAAAATATGATCAATTATCATCAAATTTCTCTCTGACATTTTCTTTCATTAACACTTTCACCAGTCAAGAAAATCTAAATTGAAGTATGGACTTTACCTAAGCATTTATTTCCTCCACTGAGGCTCATTATAAGGAAAAAGTTTAATTTGGCATAATACACCAAAAGTATGATCAAAGATCACCATATTGCTTCACACATCTGTTGTTATGAGGTATCTTAAAAATCTGTGGTCAAATTTGCTAATCACTGATTGCAGTTTTGGGGCATTAAGCCATTTTAAGCTTTTTCACCCCTTTCAAGAAATAaaccattgttttatttattttatttatttatttattttttgcatattgACTACTATTTGTATAACtatggttttactacaaataccatGGCTATATGATAGTGtagcaaaaccatggttaatttgtggttaccatggtttaactgttgtaacgttaatcatgttttgtttttttgtagtaaaaccatggttcaTTTTCATAAAGGACGTTAAGCATTTTACAATGGCCTTTGCAGTACCTTTGCAATATTACACAAAAAGTGGACTGATATCTAACGTTTGCTAGTCAAAATTGCATAGTATATACTGGCTAGCTAACAGAATCATCATGATAAATAAGTAGTAAAGCTAACATACGAGCTGACATGTTAACTAACGTTAGCTAAGTTACCTTTGTTCAAGAGGTCCATGGCGTCAGGTTCGCTGCGTTGGGGGCAGTTCCTCTTCAAAGAAAATCCTTTTTTTCGTGGCATACTGAAGAAAATTTTGCTTTAAAGTatagaattatatatatatatatatatatatgaacggAGAAGCAATATACTGTttcctgtatatatatatagttggcGGTTCAGGCAGCAGGCCAATAATGAACGGACGTTTCGTTGAAGCAAGCTAATGGTAACTGTTTAGACAGAGTCTgtcataatagagaagtgttttctctctcgctaacgcttgtctgaaaaaaattggttatcctacgtttagttatgactgATCCGCCTGTcctcgaagcacagacat includes the following:
- the LOC125248046 gene encoding uncharacterized protein LOC125248046, which codes for MPRKKGFSLKRNCPQRSEPDAMDLLNKDQADVAQHIDEEHHGKDGDNDLSVVAVATPEPGQDNETSSLAEKGKLMFMAQAIKALEEERDFLRQTVLKLSNRGAKKQVKKILDTSTECSTSDTDEESLISSSSSESPDSDIPRKRKRGHKKKTKSASRSKSAKHSSRATTPDDVLKRYNKVFRAFNKEGSISKACTKVGVDRNTLALTAVVAEIQLVDPEFYRNIPKFRAKE